The following are encoded together in the Chanodichthys erythropterus isolate Z2021 chromosome 16, ASM2448905v1, whole genome shotgun sequence genome:
- the LOC137002755 gene encoding receptor-interacting serine/threonine-protein kinase 2-like isoform X2 — MTNGSLDEILHEKDMYPMVAWPLRLRILYEIALGVNFLHNMTPPLLHHDLKTQNILMDGEYHAKIADFGLSKWRQLSITKGSGSKPAEMGGTVIYMPPEEYEPSKTRRADVKYDMYSYAIIMWEVLSRRIPFEEATNPMQIMFSVLRGSRPDTGFDSLPADIPSRETLINLMTCGWTANPDERPSFLKCLIELEPMLRRFDEIDVLEAVLEVKRTKYMRPSSCCSSNQTNGKRIEAKSVKEQNVPWPDNSSTSGSGSCSSQEADISHPGFLTISNPSQGVSGAQAGPPSSLISLPLDPPKPLMDHCFRNNLSTENQTTQPVSDLNIPFKPHVSQSESDLPLAIQPLTLQPHPQDFVTPLDFQGPAARWIAARREDVVRQMTEACLNQSLDALLSRELLMREDYELVVNQTTRTAKVRKLLDTCERHSEEFCRVVVRKLQDNKQMGLQPYPDFSITSPPPPYTAPTAPLISNSFNTTRNF, encoded by the exons ATGACTAATGGATCACTGGATGAGATCTTACATGAG AAAGACATGTACCCAATGGTGGCCTGGCCATTGAGGCTTCGTATTCTTTATGAGATCGCTTTAGGGGTCAACTTCCTCCACAATATGACACCACCTCTTCTACACCATGATCTCAAAACTCAGAACATCCTGATGGATGGGGAGTACCATGCCAAG ATAGCTGATTTTGGCTTGTCTAAATGGCGTCAGCTCTCTATCACGAAAGGGTCCGGCTCCAAACCTGCTGAAATGGGAGGCACAGTCATCTATATGCCACCTGAGGAGTACGAACCTTCCAAGACCCGCAGAGCAGATGTCAAATATGACATGTACAG TTACGCCATCATCATGTGGGAGGTGCTCTCAAGACGGATACCGTTTGAAG AGGCCACCAATCCCATGCAGATCATGTTCAGCGTCCTCAGAGGATCTCGACCCGACACAGGCTTTGACAGTCTCCCGGCAGACATTCCCAGTCGAGAGACTCTCATTAACCTCATGACCTGCGGCTGGACCGCCAACCCAGACGAACGGCCCTCCTTTCTCA AATGTCTTATTGAATTGGAGCCCATGTTGAGAAGatttgatgagattgatgtcTTGGAAGCGGTGCTGGAAGTCAAACGAACAAAA TATATGAGGCCATCAAGCTGTTGCTCATCAAATCAGACTAATGGGAAAAGAATCGAGGCAAAGAGTGTGAAGGAGCAAAACGTCCCTTGGCCA GACAACAGTTCCACATCTGGATCAGGCTCCTGCTCTTCCCAGGAAGCAGATATATCCCATCCGGGCTTCCTTACTATATCAAATCCCTCTCAAG GTGTGTCAGGAGCTCAGGCTGGTCCACCGTCATCATTAATATCCCTTCCACTTGATCCTCCAAAGCCTCTTATGGACCACTGCTTTCGAAACAACCTCAGCACTGAGAACCAGACGACACAGCCCGTGTCCGACCTCAACATACCTTTCAAACCACATGTATCTCAGAGTGAAAGTGATCTGCCTCTTGCCATACAACCCCTCACTCTGCAGCCACACCCACAAG ATTTTGTCACACCGTTGGACTTTCAGGGTCCGGCGGCTCGATGGATCGCTGCCCGAAGGGAGGACGTTGTGCGACAGATGACAGAGGCGTGTCTCAATCAGAGTTTAGACGCTCTCTTGTCTCGTGAGCTGCTAATGCGCGAGGACTATGAACTGGTCGTGAACCAAACCACACGTACCGCCAAAGTGCGGAAGCTTCTGGACACTTGCGAGCGGCACAGCGAGGAGTTCTGCCGTGTGGTGGTGCGGAAGCTCCAGGACAACAAACAGATGGGCCTGCAGCCCTACCCTGACTTCAGCATCACTAGCCCTCCTCCACCGTATACCGCCCCCACCGCCCCCCTCATCTCCAACTCCTTCAACACCACACGAAACTTCTGA